One genomic region from Alphaproteobacteria bacterium encodes:
- the murG gene encoding undecaprenyldiphospho-muramoylpentapeptide beta-N-acetylglucosaminyltransferase, with translation MTRPIILVSGGTAGHLFPAIALEKALKDQGATALILTDTRGAQYINPDDLLNDRLSINHQTGSFQKGIGVFKDFFKTRSLFKKLNPSYVIGFGGYPTLAPLWAAHSLKIPVIIHEQNALMGKANRLITPIAQKIALSFERTFGIRDKNKSKCTYIGNPVRPEILSFQNQQKPISSTDKFNMLIIGGSQGAKIFSDIMPDAIALLPNDIQKQLKITQQVRPEYLEETSAKYKNLSAEVELSSFFQQMGEKIINTHLMICRSGASTIAENLILGCPALYIPLPSSAENHQYINAKEIERLKSGILIEQKNLTPASLATEILHYFHNRTDLVEIKTQSKVNARPQAAENLANLIIQA, from the coding sequence ATGACTAGACCAATTATACTTGTATCGGGCGGCACTGCAGGTCATCTTTTTCCAGCGATTGCTCTTGAAAAAGCGCTTAAAGATCAAGGTGCCACAGCCCTAATTTTAACGGACACCCGCGGTGCGCAATACATTAATCCCGATGATCTTTTAAATGACCGATTATCAATCAACCATCAAACAGGCTCATTCCAAAAAGGCATTGGTGTTTTTAAAGATTTTTTCAAAACGCGTTCACTTTTCAAAAAACTTAATCCCTCTTATGTCATAGGATTTGGTGGATATCCAACGCTCGCCCCGTTGTGGGCAGCACATTCTTTAAAAATTCCAGTCATCATTCATGAACAAAATGCGCTTATGGGCAAAGCCAATCGACTTATTACACCTATCGCCCAAAAAATTGCACTTAGTTTTGAGCGTACCTTTGGCATTCGCGACAAAAATAAATCAAAATGCACTTATATTGGCAATCCCGTTCGTCCTGAAATACTTAGTTTTCAAAACCAACAAAAACCTATTTCATCAACAGATAAATTTAATATGCTTATCATAGGCGGTTCTCAAGGTGCAAAAATATTCAGCGATATTATGCCTGATGCCATTGCTTTATTGCCAAATGACATTCAGAAACAACTTAAAATAACCCAACAAGTACGACCTGAATATCTTGAAGAAACGAGCGCAAAATATAAAAACCTTTCAGCTGAAGTCGAGTTATCCTCCTTTTTTCAGCAAATGGGTGAAAAAATAATAAACACACATTTGATGATCTGTCGCTCTGGCGCTTCCACTATCGCAGAAAATCTTATCCTAGGATGCCCCGCTTTATATATTCCTTTACCAAGTTCTGCTGAAAATCACCAATATATCAATGCAAAAGAAATAGAACGCCTAAAATCAGGTATATTAATTGAACAAAAAAATTTAACACCTGCAAGCTTAGCAACTGAAATTCTTCACTATTTTCATAATCGTACAGACCTTGTTGAAATTAAGACACAGTCAAAAGTAAATGCTCGTCCTCAAGCCGCTGAAAACCTAGCAAATTTGATCATTCAAGCTTAG
- the murC gene encoding UDP-N-acetylmuramate--L-alanine ligase, which yields MTNSPQAIGIIHFIGIGGIGMSGIAEVLHNIGYKVQGSDLSDGPNIQRLEKIGIPIFIGHKASQIADVEVVVISSDVPDTNPELIEARARLIPVVRRAEMLGELMRFKSAIAVAGTHGKTTTTSLIASLLETAKMDPTVVNGGIINSYNTNARLGTGEWMVVEADESDGSFLKLPATIAVITNIDPEHMNYYGTFDNLKLAFENFILNIPFYGFGVLCLDHPVVQSIIPHVSERRLITYGTNPQANVRAHNIQLQPEGARFDVEIMTRKLKRPKHLKNIFLPMMGHHNVLNSLVPIAIGHELGLADDVIIEGLAQFKGVKRRFTKTGHVDGITIIDDYGHHPVEIKAVLKAGRQATKNKIIAVFQPHRYTRVESLFEEFCSAFNDADIVIVSDVYAAREDAIPGISKESLVAGLRQHGHRQVISLPNPHHLPEIVHSMAQKGDYVICLGAGDVTKWAYALPEALEKIRSTTQFQEAYV from the coding sequence ATGACAAATTCACCGCAAGCTATTGGTATCATTCATTTTATTGGCATTGGCGGCATTGGCATGAGTGGTATTGCCGAAGTACTTCACAATATTGGCTATAAAGTCCAAGGAAGTGATTTATCTGATGGACCCAATATTCAACGTTTAGAAAAAATAGGCATTCCTATTTTTATTGGCCATAAAGCATCCCAAATAGCCGACGTTGAAGTTGTTGTTATTTCCTCAGATGTCCCTGATACAAATCCAGAATTGATTGAAGCACGCGCGCGCCTTATCCCTGTAGTCAGACGTGCTGAAATGCTTGGCGAATTAATGCGTTTCAAAAGTGCTATAGCAGTTGCCGGCACACATGGCAAAACAACAACAACATCCCTTATTGCGAGCCTTCTCGAAACCGCTAAAATGGACCCAACCGTTGTGAATGGTGGGATTATAAATTCATATAATACCAATGCACGTCTTGGCACAGGCGAATGGATGGTTGTCGAAGCAGATGAATCTGATGGCAGCTTTTTAAAACTACCCGCCACAATCGCCGTTATTACCAATATCGATCCAGAACATATGAATTATTACGGCACATTCGACAATTTAAAACTTGCTTTCGAGAATTTCATTCTCAATATTCCCTTTTATGGCTTTGGCGTTTTATGCCTTGATCACCCTGTTGTGCAATCTATTATTCCTCATGTATCAGAACGTCGTTTAATTACTTATGGTACCAATCCACAGGCTAATGTTAGAGCACACAATATTCAGCTTCAGCCTGAAGGCGCACGTTTTGACGTTGAAATTATGACCCGCAAACTTAAACGCCCTAAACATCTTAAAAATATATTTTTACCCATGATGGGACACCATAACGTCTTGAATTCATTGGTGCCTATTGCTATTGGCCATGAATTAGGTCTTGCTGACGATGTTATTATAGAAGGGCTCGCTCAATTTAAAGGGGTGAAACGCCGGTTTACTAAAACAGGACATGTAGACGGCATCACAATTATTGATGATTACGGCCATCATCCCGTTGAAATTAAAGCAGTTTTAAAAGCAGGAAGACAAGCCACCAAAAACAAAATTATTGCTGTCTTTCAACCCCATCGTTATACACGTGTTGAAAGCCTATTCGAAGAATTTTGTAGTGCTTTTAATGATGCCGATATCGTCATCGTCTCTGATGTTTACGCCGCCCGCGAAGATGCAATCCCTGGCATTTCGAAAGAAAGCCTTGTCGCCGGCTTACGTCAGCATGGTCATCGTCAAGTTATTTCCCTTCCAAATCCACATCATTTGCCAGAAATTGTGCATTCAATGGCGCAAAAAGGTGATTATGTTATTTGCTTAGGCGCAGGCGATGTCACAAAATGGGCTTATGCGCTCCCTGAAGCGCTCGAAAAAATAAGATCAACAACACAATTCCAAGAGGCTTATGTTTAA
- the murB gene encoding UDP-N-acetylmuramate dehydrogenase, with translation MSISPFPSLLPHMPDVKGRLSEFALLSKTTWFQVGGPAQLLYKPENADELSYFLAHKPTSIPLTTIGVGSNLLVRDGGIEGIVLRLGKGFTDMVVTNNQIQIGSGALDINASLFAYQHNLGGFEFLSGIPGTIGGALRMNAGAYGREIKDIFISAIALDPKGKVHKLTIEDMGFSMRHCAIPQDWIFISAILQGYEDDPQIIADKNKHIKNQRESTQPVKSRTGGSTFVNPKGYKAWELIEQAGCRGLRFGNAMVSDLHCNFLINTGDATAHDIESLGQLVQSRVLDASGILLEWEIKRIGQRLV, from the coding sequence ATGAGCATCAGCCCCTTCCCTTCTTTATTGCCGCATATGCCGGACGTCAAGGGACGATTAAGTGAATTTGCGCTTTTGTCTAAAACAACATGGTTTCAGGTTGGCGGCCCAGCACAATTACTGTATAAACCAGAAAATGCTGACGAATTATCCTATTTTTTAGCTCACAAACCCACCTCTATTCCTCTCACAACCATTGGCGTTGGTTCTAATTTGCTGGTGCGTGATGGTGGCATCGAAGGCATTGTCTTAAGACTTGGTAAAGGGTTCACCGACATGGTTGTTACAAACAACCAAATCCAAATCGGATCGGGCGCGCTGGATATCAACGCTTCTCTTTTTGCATACCAACACAACCTTGGTGGTTTTGAATTTTTAAGCGGCATCCCCGGTACAATCGGTGGCGCTTTACGCATGAATGCTGGTGCCTATGGTCGTGAAATCAAAGATATTTTTATATCCGCGATCGCCCTTGACCCCAAAGGAAAAGTGCATAAACTAACAATTGAGGATATGGGCTTTTCAATGCGCCATTGCGCCATTCCCCAAGATTGGATTTTTATTTCAGCTATATTGCAAGGTTATGAGGATGACCCACAGATTATCGCGGATAAAAACAAACACATCAAAAACCAACGCGAATCAACCCAACCGGTAAAATCCAGAACAGGCGGAAGCACTTTTGTGAATCCAAAAGGCTATAAAGCTTGGGAGCTTATCGAACAAGCAGGATGTCGGGGCTTACGTTTTGGCAATGCCATGGTGTCTGATTTGCATTGCAATTTCTTAATCAATACAGGCGACGCCACAGCCCATGACATTGAAAGCTTGGGGCAACTTGTGCAATCACGTGTATTGGATGCAAGCGGTATTCTTTTGGAATGGGAGATTAAACGAATTGGTCAACGACTGGTTTAA
- a CDS encoding D-alanine--D-alanine ligase: MTKKIERKNIVLLKGGWSTEREVSLTTAIGIEKALKTLGHDVKSIDLHRDMEQLVKALNPKPDLVFNALHGKWGEDGCIQAVLDMMAIPYTHSGRLSSKLAMNKHIAIQLFRNAGLPIAESYVTTIDDALSNPKMSPPYVIKPVSEGSSVGVHIVHENTKPNFDPKDWMLDPIVLVERYIPGRELSVAIMGDKALGILELRPKTGLFYNYEAKYTDGMTEHLMPAPIPKEIEDYAKEISLIAHKTLGCRGVTRSDIRFDDTKGKDGIILLEVNTQPGFTPLSIVPEIAQYNGISFESLIQWMVEEAKCDA, from the coding sequence ATGACAAAAAAAATTGAACGCAAAAATATTGTTCTTCTTAAAGGTGGTTGGTCAACGGAACGTGAAGTTTCGCTTACAACAGCTATAGGCATTGAAAAAGCGCTTAAAACTTTAGGTCATGACGTTAAATCCATTGACCTTCATCGTGATATGGAACAGCTTGTGAAAGCTTTAAACCCAAAACCAGATCTTGTCTTTAATGCGTTGCATGGCAAATGGGGTGAAGATGGCTGCATCCAGGCAGTGCTTGATATGATGGCCATCCCTTATACGCATTCAGGCAGACTTTCTTCCAAACTTGCCATGAACAAGCATATTGCAATCCAACTTTTTAGAAATGCAGGCCTTCCCATTGCTGAAAGTTATGTTACAACGATAGATGATGCGCTTTCTAATCCCAAAATGTCACCGCCTTATGTTATTAAACCTGTTTCTGAGGGTTCAAGTGTTGGCGTTCATATCGTTCATGAAAATACAAAACCTAATTTTGATCCCAAAGATTGGATGCTTGATCCCATAGTACTGGTTGAACGTTACATCCCAGGACGTGAATTATCCGTCGCTATCATGGGCGATAAAGCGCTTGGCATTCTTGAATTGCGTCCCAAAACGGGCCTTTTTTATAATTATGAAGCAAAATATACAGATGGCATGACAGAGCATTTAATGCCAGCCCCAATCCCTAAAGAAATAGAAGATTACGCAAAAGAAATTTCTCTTATTGCACATAAAACATTAGGATGTCGAGGTGTCACACGATCAGACATTCGTTTTGATGACACAAAAGGCAAGGATGGTATCATCTTACTTGAAGTCAATACACAACCGGGATTTACACCATTGTCTATTGTGCCTGAAATTGCACAATATAATGGCATTTCCTTTGAATCCTTGATTCAATGGATGGTTGAGGAAGCTAAATGCGACGCTTAG
- a CDS encoding FtsQ-type POTRA domain-containing protein produces MRRLDFVDKADFLDRKPTPGRQTHIRERKRKNIFKTFFLSVIGLILCAVLITLAILWQQGIIHEKYTELKQNVLNYTAEFGLQVRDIIVEGRNETPKDAILEAIGVNSGDPILAFDPAIAKARIEALPWISHVSIERRLPDSLYVTITEKKPIALWQFQEKLSLIDSNGTSIPDVDRSKYKNIPLIVGEDAPKFAPSFFEILESESHLKSLIASAVIIGKRRWDLHLKNGMIVKLPENNASAAWTQLALLDQEHKLLDRDIAIIDFRLPDRLIIKMASPNAPNETIPNKTNTDIKPPKARFNA; encoded by the coding sequence ATGCGACGCTTAGATTTTGTTGATAAAGCGGATTTCCTTGATAGAAAACCGACTCCAGGTCGACAAACCCATATACGTGAGCGTAAACGTAAAAACATTTTTAAAACGTTTTTTTTAAGTGTTATAGGTCTTATTTTGTGTGCCGTTTTAATTACGTTAGCTATTTTATGGCAACAAGGCATTATTCACGAAAAATACACCGAATTAAAACAAAATGTTTTAAATTACACGGCTGAATTTGGACTTCAAGTACGTGATATTATTGTTGAAGGTCGTAACGAAACACCCAAAGATGCTATTTTAGAAGCAATCGGCGTGAATAGCGGCGATCCAATCCTTGCTTTTGACCCTGCCATTGCCAAAGCACGCATTGAAGCTTTGCCTTGGATCTCCCATGTCAGCATCGAACGTCGTTTACCCGATAGTCTTTATGTTACTATTACTGAAAAAAAACCTATTGCTCTGTGGCAATTTCAAGAAAAATTATCCTTAATTGATAGCAATGGGACAAGCATTCCTGATGTTGATCGCAGCAAATACAAAAATATTCCCTTAATTGTGGGTGAAGATGCACCCAAATTTGCACCTTCTTTTTTTGAAATTTTAGAATCTGAATCGCATTTAAAATCACTCATTGCCTCAGCCGTTATTATCGGCAAAAGACGTTGGGATCTGCATTTAAAAAACGGCATGATCGTCAAACTTCCTGAAAATAATGCATCGGCTGCATGGACACAATTGGCCCTTTTAGATCAAGAGCATAAATTGCTTGATCGCGATATCGCTATCATTGATTTCAGATTACCAGACCGCCTTATCATTAAAATGGCCTCCCCCAATGCACCCAACGAGACCATTCCCAATAAAACAAACACAGATATAAAACCACCGAAAGCTAGATTCAATGCATAA